One genomic region from Verrucomicrobiota bacterium encodes:
- a CDS encoding DUF456 domain-containing protein — translation MSWDQWLGLALTLGIMGVGLLGCVLPALPGTPLVFAAALAHRLWFGSASATTWVLVILGVLMAASIALDLGAGFLGAKKLGATWKGALGAGVGGLIGLFFSVPGILLGPFIGAVVFEMFAGREWKEASRAGLGAALGLLAGAVGKFACSVAMITLFAGNVVWRAWS, via the coding sequence ATGAGCTGGGATCAATGGTTGGGATTGGCTTTGACGCTGGGGATCATGGGAGTGGGGCTGCTGGGCTGCGTGCTGCCGGCGCTTCCGGGCACGCCGCTGGTGTTCGCCGCCGCCCTGGCCCACCGCCTGTGGTTCGGTTCGGCGAGCGCCACGACCTGGGTTCTGGTGATCCTGGGCGTGCTCATGGCCGCCTCCATCGCCTTGGATCTGGGCGCCGGTTTCTTAGGAGCCAAAAAATTGGGCGCGACCTGGAAAGGCGCTCTGGGAGCAGGAGTGGGCGGGCTGATTGGATTGTTTTTCAGTGTGCCGGGGATCTTGCTCGGGCCGTTCATTGGCGCCGTCGTTTTTGAAATGTTTGCGGGCCGCGAATGGAAGGAAGCCAGCCGGGCGGGGCTGGGCGCGGCGCTTGGATTGCTGGCGGGGGCGGTCGGCAAGTTTGCCTGCTCCGTGGCCATGATCACGCTTTTCGCGGGCAACGTCGTGTGGAGGGCTTGGTCTTGA
- a CDS encoding RluA family pseudouridine synthase: MAESEPTFTRIEWPKSLPGGRLDQALREHLPSVSRGTVRRLIQEGHLRVNGAPVKPTYSPRAGDQVEISWPAPRPAVAQPQAIPLEILFEDEHLIVLNKSAGIAVHPSAGHDEHTLVNALLHYCEGKLSGIGGVARPGIVHRLDLETSGCLIVAKDDLTHIHLARQFAERTVRKYYLALVCGDVVKDAGEIRAAIARHVSHRKRMAVAIGEGREARTGYEVVERFRSATLVRVQLFTGRTHQIRVHFQHLGYPLVGDEVYGKRQHQRFTEATGIEVNRQMLHALEISFTHPATQRSMKFSAPWPADLGNVLARLRENRNRLS; encoded by the coding sequence ATGGCTGAAAGTGAGCCCACTTTCACTCGGATCGAATGGCCGAAGTCCTTGCCGGGCGGGAGGCTCGATCAGGCCTTGCGCGAACATCTGCCCTCGGTGTCGCGAGGAACGGTGCGGCGGCTGATTCAGGAAGGGCACCTTCGCGTCAACGGTGCTCCGGTGAAACCCACCTATAGCCCTCGTGCCGGAGACCAAGTCGAGATTTCCTGGCCAGCCCCGCGCCCTGCGGTGGCCCAGCCCCAAGCCATCCCCCTGGAAATTCTTTTCGAAGACGAGCACCTGATTGTGCTCAACAAGTCCGCCGGCATCGCGGTGCATCCCTCGGCGGGACACGACGAGCACACGCTCGTCAACGCCTTGCTCCATTATTGTGAAGGCAAACTGAGTGGCATCGGCGGCGTGGCGCGTCCGGGTATCGTGCACCGGCTGGACCTCGAAACGTCGGGTTGCCTGATTGTGGCCAAGGACGACCTCACGCACATCCATCTGGCCCGTCAATTTGCCGAGCGAACCGTCCGCAAGTATTACCTCGCCTTGGTGTGTGGTGACGTGGTGAAAGATGCGGGTGAAATCCGTGCCGCCATCGCCCGTCACGTCTCGCATCGGAAGCGCATGGCGGTGGCGATCGGGGAAGGCCGGGAAGCCCGCACCGGTTACGAAGTGGTCGAACGATTCCGTTCCGCCACCCTCGTGAGAGTTCAACTTTTCACCGGACGCACGCATCAAATCCGGGTTCATTTTCAGCACCTCGGATATCCCCTCGTCGGCGACGAGGTCTATGGCAAGCGGCAGCACCAACGCTTCACGGAAGCCACGGGTATTGAAGTGAACCGGCAGATGCTCCACGCCTTGGAGATTTCCTTCACGCATCCCGCCACGCAACGCAGCATGAAGTTCTCCGCGCCCTGGCCCGCGGATCTCGGAAACGTCCTCGCGAGGTTGCGGGAAAACCGGAATCGATTAAGCTGA
- the lgt gene encoding prolipoprotein diacylglyceryl transferase, which produces MHPIAFEIAGFPIHWYGLLMAAGLVAGLWTAARRAARIGLSPDLVQEASFWILIGTLAGARGWYVATYWKEEFAGGPWTEIFNLRSGGLVFYGGLLGASLAVAIFARRRRLPLWNLADALAPSIALGHSFGRGGCLMTGCCYGRPTDVPWRIHFPADHWTKGVGVHPTQIYEMGLNLALFAVLSWRFRHRQFAGQIFGEYLMAYAVLRAVVEVYRGDYAERLLVAGLKPGQWVSVAIFIAGTALWTWRRRAPSEGVPAEPKHG; this is translated from the coding sequence ATGCATCCCATCGCCTTCGAAATTGCCGGCTTCCCCATCCACTGGTACGGGCTGCTCATGGCCGCCGGGCTCGTGGCGGGGCTCTGGACAGCGGCACGGCGGGCTGCACGCATCGGGCTGTCGCCGGACCTTGTCCAGGAGGCTAGCTTCTGGATCTTGATCGGAACGCTGGCCGGAGCCCGCGGCTGGTATGTGGCCACCTACTGGAAAGAGGAATTCGCTGGCGGGCCTTGGACGGAAATTTTCAATCTTCGCTCGGGTGGACTCGTCTTTTATGGTGGCTTGTTGGGAGCTTCCCTGGCGGTGGCAATTTTCGCGCGGCGCCGCCGATTGCCGCTTTGGAACCTCGCGGACGCGCTGGCTCCGAGTATCGCGCTGGGTCACAGTTTCGGGCGGGGAGGTTGCCTGATGACGGGCTGTTGCTACGGCCGCCCCACCGATGTGCCGTGGAGAATTCATTTTCCCGCCGATCACTGGACCAAAGGGGTGGGGGTGCATCCGACGCAGATTTACGAAATGGGGTTGAACCTGGCTCTCTTCGCCGTGCTGTCCTGGCGTTTTCGGCATCGCCAGTTTGCGGGCCAGATTTTCGGTGAATACCTGATGGCGTATGCCGTGCTGCGCGCTGTGGTCGAAGTTTATCGGGGAGACTACGCGGAGCGATTGCTAGTCGCCGGTCTTAAGCCGGGCCAGTGGGTCAGCGTCGCGATTTTCATCGCCGGCACGGCGCTCTGGACCTGGCGCCGACGAGCCCCCTCGGAAGGTGTCCCAGCGGAACCGAAGCATGGCTGA
- a CDS encoding L-lactate permease, producing the protein MTWAQHYDPLGHPWLSTLVAAIPVVVLLGAIALGHVRIHVASSLGLAVAFGIAVFAYRMPLDTALATTAYGAASGLFPIGWIILNLIFLYHLTVDKGLFEVLRGSLGTLAPDPRVQVILVAFCFGAFFEGAAGFGTPVAVTAAILIQLGFKPLAASGLSLIANTAPVAFGALGTPIVMLHNVTGMDLMKLSQMVGRQLPFFSLLVPFWVVWAFVGFRGMMGVWPAALTAGVSFAIPQYLVSNFHGPWLVDIVSSIVSMGAVSILLKFWQPKPMKVPPVDPPVTAQVSPPRTVLLKAWAPWMILSLVVFVWGVPEIKKALNSISSFDFKVPRLHEVVLRTPPVGPAGGPAEKAVFTLNWLSATGSGILLASLLAGALMGHSPARMAAIYGETLWKVRYSLLTISAMLALGYVTKYSGTDATLGLALAGTGALYPFFGTLLGWLGVALTGSDTASNVLFGGLQKITSEQLGISPILMGAANSSGGVMGKMVDAQSIVVASTATNWYGHEGAILRYVFFHSIALAALVGLLVTLQAYVPPFTSMVVK; encoded by the coding sequence ATGACTTGGGCGCAGCATTACGATCCACTCGGCCATCCCTGGCTCTCGACGCTGGTGGCGGCGATCCCTGTCGTGGTCTTGCTGGGAGCGATCGCCCTGGGCCACGTGCGCATCCATGTGGCCTCGTCGTTGGGGCTGGCGGTGGCCTTCGGAATCGCGGTCTTTGCCTACCGCATGCCGCTCGACACCGCGCTGGCCACCACGGCCTACGGAGCCGCCAGCGGACTTTTCCCCATCGGATGGATCATCCTGAATCTCATCTTTCTCTACCACCTCACCGTGGACAAGGGCCTCTTCGAGGTCTTGCGCGGAAGCCTTGGCACGCTGGCGCCGGATCCACGCGTGCAGGTCATTTTGGTCGCGTTCTGTTTCGGCGCCTTTTTCGAAGGCGCGGCGGGATTCGGCACTCCGGTCGCCGTGACGGCGGCGATTCTGATTCAACTGGGCTTCAAGCCCCTCGCCGCGTCGGGGCTCTCGCTCATCGCCAACACCGCCCCGGTCGCGTTCGGCGCACTCGGCACTCCCATCGTGATGTTGCATAACGTCACGGGCATGGACCTCATGAAGCTTTCCCAGATGGTGGGACGGCAACTGCCCTTCTTCTCCTTGCTGGTGCCTTTCTGGGTCGTGTGGGCCTTCGTCGGATTCCGGGGCATGATGGGCGTGTGGCCCGCCGCGCTCACCGCCGGGGTCTCCTTCGCGATTCCCCAATACCTCGTGTCCAACTTCCATGGACCGTGGCTCGTGGACATCGTTTCTTCCATCGTCTCCATGGGAGCGGTTTCGATCCTGCTGAAGTTCTGGCAGCCGAAACCAATGAAGGTGCCTCCGGTGGATCCCCCCGTCACCGCGCAAGTGTCACCGCCGCGAACGGTTCTCCTCAAAGCATGGGCGCCTTGGATGATTCTCAGCCTGGTCGTGTTCGTTTGGGGGGTTCCCGAGATCAAGAAGGCCCTCAACTCCATCTCTTCCTTCGATTTCAAAGTGCCCCGCCTGCATGAGGTCGTCCTGCGAACACCGCCGGTCGGACCGGCGGGCGGCCCGGCCGAAAAGGCCGTGTTCACCCTCAATTGGCTTTCGGCGACGGGCTCGGGCATTCTGCTCGCGTCCCTGCTGGCAGGCGCGTTGATGGGGCACTCGCCCGCTCGCATGGCGGCCATTTACGGCGAAACCCTGTGGAAGGTTCGCTATTCGTTGCTCACGATTTCCGCCATGCTGGCGCTGGGTTACGTGACGAAATATTCGGGTACGGATGCCACGCTCGGACTCGCTCTCGCCGGTACGGGCGCGTTGTACCCGTTTTTCGGCACTCTGTTGGGATGGCTGGGAGTGGCTCTCACCGGATCGGACACCGCATCCAATGTCCTCTTCGGAGGCCTCCAAAAGATCACCTCGGAACAGCTTGGAATCAGCCCCATCCTGATGGGAGCCGCCAATAGTTCCGGTGGTGTCATGGGAAAAATGGTGGACGCCCAGAGCATCGTGGTCGCGAGCACGGCGACGAATTGGTACGGACACGAAGGCGCGATCCTGCGCTATGTGTTTTTTCATAGCATTGCCCTGGCTGCATTGGTGGGCTTGCTCGTCACCCTGCAAGCCTACGTGCCACCCTTCACCAGCATGGTCGTGAAATAA